In a single window of the Eshraghiella crossota genome:
- a CDS encoding glycosyltransferase family 2 protein, translating to MNIFIKTKSYLKRYGALNLIRKVTEKASRGFDISEEFACENLTDEELLKQRNYKFLHSPVISIVMPVYNPDDRYFRQTLNSIKNQSYENWQLCIGDAGNNKKNKILEEVFGNDDRVKYLDIPVNYGISGNSNKALELATGGYIGLMDHDDILTSDALFMIVSKLNEGYDIVYTDEDKTDENLNRYFSVYRKPDFNLNLLLSNNYMCHFTVISKKIISEAGNFRSEYDGAQDYDLFLRCIEKTDRIGHVNKVLYHWRTVGGSTSGNPFNKEYAFDAGKRALQDYILRNNIKGVKVAQMEDPGYYRIRCGRKGKLSLSMVVDGTITNDGSDYYLVLDENMKISSSDIDKMLKRAYFTGADIVVPKIIRNGRYEYNGRAYTGNGYTPSLKGKREWYKGQSNLGILNMDVNIVPAKGILIRKKLYDKYINHKGRYICNLKGSFKGVKMVYAPESVISK from the coding sequence ATGAATATTTTCATAAAAACAAAATCATATCTTAAAAGATACGGTGCTTTGAACCTAATAAGAAAAGTTACGGAAAAAGCTTCCAGAGGATTTGATATTTCAGAGGAATTCGCCTGTGAAAATTTAACCGATGAAGAACTTTTAAAACAACGCAATTATAAATTTTTACACAGCCCTGTCATTAGCATTGTCATGCCGGTGTATAATCCGGATGACAGGTATTTCAGGCAGACACTTAATTCAATTAAAAACCAGTCATACGAAAACTGGCAGTTATGTATAGGCGATGCCGGTAACAATAAGAAAAATAAAATTCTCGAAGAGGTTTTTGGAAATGATGACAGGGTAAAATATCTTGACATACCTGTAAATTACGGAATTTCGGGAAACTCCAATAAGGCACTTGAACTGGCTACAGGCGGGTATATAGGTTTAATGGACCATGATGATATTCTGACGTCAGATGCCCTTTTTATGATTGTATCCAAATTAAACGAAGGATATGACATTGTATATACCGATGAAGATAAGACGGACGAGAATTTAAACAGGTATTTTTCTGTATATAGAAAGCCGGATTTCAATCTTAATCTTTTGCTTTCCAATAATTATATGTGCCATTTTACGGTTATCAGTAAAAAGATAATTTCAGAAGCCGGAAATTTCAGAAGTGAATATGACGGTGCACAGGATTATGATTTGTTTTTAAGATGTATTGAAAAAACAGACAGAATAGGTCACGTTAATAAGGTGTTGTATCATTGGAGAACCGTGGGCGGTTCTACATCAGGCAATCCTTTTAACAAAGAATATGCTTTTGATGCAGGCAAAAGAGCCCTTCAGGATTATATATTAAGAAATAATATAAAAGGTGTAAAAGTTGCACAGATGGAAGACCCCGGATATTACAGGATAAGGTGTGGAAGAAAAGGAAAACTTTCTTTATCCATGGTGGTTGACGGCACTATTACCAATGACGGCAGCGATTATTATCTTGTGCTTGATGAAAATATGAAAATAAGCAGTTCTGATATAGATAAGATGTTAAAGAGGGCATATTTTACCGGTGCCGATATAGTTGTTCCTAAGATAATAAGAAACGGAAGATACGAGTATAACGGCAGGGCATATACAGGAAATGGATACACACCATCCCTTAAAGGAAAAAGAGAGTGGTACAAGGGACAGTCAAATCTTGGCATACTTAATATGGATGTTAATATTGTTCCGGCGAAAGGTATTCTTATAAGAAAAAAACTGTACGATAAATACATTAATCATAAGGGCAGATATATCTGTAACCTTAAAGGCAGTTTTAAAGGTGTAAAAATGGTATATGCACCGGAATCAGTAATTTCAAAATAG
- a CDS encoding glycosyltransferase family 2 protein, giving the protein MKKVTIVIPNYNGEKYIDECFSALTKQSYKDFDVILADNGSEDNSISKACQYKDKLDLKIKKLNCNYGFAKAVNEGIRQSQAEYVILLNNDTHAGRHFVENLLKAIEMEKDVFAAQALMLQYNSPELVDSAGDYFCGLGVAFSAGKDKKASLYKKKKDIFSACAGAAIYRRKIFEEIGYFEEEFFAYLEDVDICYRAKLFGYRNIFVPDAKVLHVGSASSGSRYNEFKVSLAARNSMLLMYKNFAPWQWAVNFIPVLAGITIKAVFFTKKKLLKAYLGGIVSSFKKMGCMEKTHSDSRRLEYKKVEKELLFNILVRSGIKE; this is encoded by the coding sequence ATGAAAAAAGTAACAATAGTAATACCTAATTACAACGGAGAAAAGTATATTGATGAGTGCTTCAGTGCATTAACAAAACAGTCATATAAGGATTTTGATGTGATTCTGGCAGACAATGGTTCTGAAGATAACAGCATTAGTAAAGCCTGTCAATATAAAGATAAATTGGATTTGAAGATAAAAAAACTTAATTGTAATTATGGTTTTGCAAAAGCTGTAAATGAAGGAATCCGTCAATCTCAGGCTGAATATGTGATTTTGCTTAATAATGACACCCATGCAGGCAGACATTTTGTCGAAAATCTTTTAAAAGCAATTGAGATGGAAAAAGATGTTTTTGCGGCACAGGCACTTATGCTTCAATATAATTCTCCTGAATTAGTTGATAGTGCCGGTGATTATTTTTGCGGATTAGGAGTAGCTTTCTCTGCAGGAAAAGATAAAAAAGCATCATTATATAAGAAAAAGAAAGATATTTTTTCAGCATGCGCAGGGGCTGCCATATACAGACGTAAAATTTTTGAGGAAATCGGATATTTTGAAGAAGAATTTTTTGCTTACCTGGAAGATGTGGATATATGCTATCGGGCAAAACTTTTTGGCTACCGTAATATTTTTGTGCCGGATGCAAAAGTGCTGCATGTGGGAAGTGCTTCCAGCGGGTCAAGATATAATGAATTCAAGGTGAGTCTTGCAGCAAGGAATTCCATGCTTCTTATGTATAAGAATTTTGCACCATGGCAGTGGGCTGTTAATTTTATACCGGTTCTGGCAGGAATTACGATTAAAGCTGTTTTTTTTACTAAAAAGAAATTGCTTAAGGCATATCTTGGCGGCATTGTGTCTTCCTTTAAGAAAATGGGATGTATGGAAAAAACACATTCTGACAGCAGAAGACTTGAATACAAAAAGGTTGAGAAAGAACTTCTATTTAATATATTAGTCAGGAGTGGAATTAAGGAATGA
- a CDS encoding DUF2142 domain-containing protein, which translates to MKVKEFIKKYHLIAYLIMIILIFTVGMAVKWYRYNEFAGRGPAIEYAYKYFNLILGYILVAATILFYLLVIRKTEMSKAFLAASILMGTLFILLMPPDTPADEDKHMFAVTEFSNSIMGIEDDDTPYHAAYRECDANSGFSRSISISNYILMGQKLFERPSKSDYVSYEVEHFNYAKSTFIFYLPAIIGMIISKLTGLGTVMMYFLSRFLMLAVYSVIGYFAIRKIPTGKALLAAIMLLPTGLSRAACVSQDGLLHAVIFLFMAYVFYFAFSGNKMKVKEVIVTIVAGGLLVTGKGGAYVPLLLLLFLIPRENFGEKIKYPVVVGMAVFITIIVFLASNPSLFTDLVGSGKGTEDELIWSDEPSYTLKNLICNPGHSAKMLLGTFVGFFGTFFGDMISGGFGWLQISSSPVIVSCCFAILLGLALSESNQTIVMSKKQRIITGVAVIGAIGLVILSMWIFWTPISYQYIAGVQGRYFIVTILPVFMMFRNNRLSLKNDLGNKGIIAICVLVVFAVFEIWTRIAG; encoded by the coding sequence ATGAAGGTAAAAGAATTTATAAAAAAATATCATCTGATTGCATATCTTATTATGATAATCCTGATTTTTACTGTCGGCATGGCTGTAAAATGGTACAGATATAATGAATTTGCGGGACGTGGACCGGCTATTGAATATGCGTATAAGTATTTCAATCTTATACTTGGGTATATTCTGGTGGCTGCAACCATACTTTTTTATCTTCTTGTTATAAGAAAAACAGAAATGTCAAAAGCTTTTTTGGCGGCTTCAATCCTTATGGGAACTTTGTTTATACTGCTTATGCCACCTGACACACCGGCAGATGAAGATAAACATATGTTTGCCGTTACAGAGTTTTCTAATTCAATTATGGGAATTGAAGATGATGATACACCTTATCATGCTGCATACAGGGAATGTGACGCAAATAGCGGATTCAGCCGTTCTATCTCAATTAGCAATTACATACTTATGGGACAGAAGTTATTTGAACGACCTTCAAAATCAGATTATGTGTCATATGAAGTTGAACATTTCAATTATGCAAAATCGACATTTATTTTTTATCTGCCGGCAATTATCGGTATGATAATAAGTAAACTTACAGGACTTGGAACGGTAATGATGTATTTTCTGTCAAGATTCCTTATGCTTGCCGTTTATTCCGTAATCGGATATTTTGCAATCAGAAAAATTCCAACGGGAAAAGCACTTCTTGCAGCAATAATGCTTTTACCTACAGGTTTAAGCCGTGCGGCCTGCGTTTCCCAGGACGGACTTTTACATGCGGTTATTTTCTTATTTATGGCTTATGTTTTTTATTTTGCTTTTTCAGGAAACAAAATGAAAGTAAAAGAAGTCATTGTTACAATAGTTGCAGGGGGATTGCTTGTAACAGGCAAGGGTGGGGCATATGTTCCTTTACTTTTATTGCTTTTCCTTATTCCCAGAGAAAACTTTGGGGAAAAAATCAAATATCCTGTTGTCGTTGGAATGGCAGTTTTTATTACAATAATAGTTTTCCTGGCCTCCAATCCAAGTCTTTTTACGGACCTTGTCGGTTCCGGAAAGGGAACAGAGGATGAACTTATTTGGAGTGATGAACCAAGTTATACGCTTAAGAACCTTATTTGCAATCCGGGACACAGTGCAAAGATGCTTTTGGGGACTTTCGTGGGATTCTTTGGAACATTTTTCGGAGATATGATTTCAGGTGGCTTTGGATGGCTCCAGATAAGCTCGTCGCCGGTAATTGTATCCTGTTGTTTTGCAATTTTACTGGGACTTGCACTTAGTGAAAGCAACCAGACAATTGTTATGAGCAAAAAACAAAGAATTATTACAGGAGTGGCAGTAATCGGTGCAATCGGTCTTGTTATTTTATCAATGTGGATTTTCTGGACACCAATAAGTTATCAGTATATTGCGGGAGTCCAGGGCCGATACTTTATTGTAACAATACTCCCGGTATTTATGATGTTTAGAAATAACAGATTATCGTTAAAAAATGATTTAGGCAATAAAGGAATTATTGCTATCTGCGTCCTGGTTGTTTTTGCCGTATTTGAAATATGGACAAGGATTGCAGGTTAA
- a CDS encoding phospho-sugar mutase — protein sequence MSYQEVYKQWCTDPYFSEETRAELKSIEGNEKEIEDRFYKNLEFGTAGLRGVIGNGTNRMNIYTVRRASQGLANFIIKENGQSKGVAIAYDSRHMSPEFCDEAALCLNANGIKAYVFPSLRPTPELSFAVRHLGCIAGIVITASHNPSEYNGYKVYWEDGAQITAPKDSLIINEVNSITDFGTLKTMDKDEAIKAGLYNVVADEVDDAYIAELKKQVINPDVVKEMGDKLVAVYTPLHGTGNIPARRVLKEIGLNKVYVVPEQELPDGDFPTVGYPNPEDPKAFELALKLADEVNADVVLATDPDADRLGVYAKDSATGKYMSFTGNMSGMLIAEYILSEKKAKGILPKNGALIKTIVTTNLADVVAKEYNVKLIEVLTGFKYIGEQIKLFEQNHSYEYVFGFEESYGCLVGTHARDKDAIVAVMMLCEAAAYYKKHGLTLWDQMLRIYEKYGYFKETLVSITKKGKEGHAEIQGMLDKLRSNPPKEIGGYKVLETRDYNNNTVTKADGTVTETGLPKSNVLYFDLEDNAWCCARPSGTEPKIKFYMGVKGNSFDDADAKLEKLKNDMMAIVE from the coding sequence ATGTCATATCAGGAAGTATACAAACAGTGGTGTACAGATCCATATTTTTCAGAGGAGACAAGAGCAGAGCTTAAGTCTATTGAAGGTAATGAAAAGGAGATTGAGGACCGTTTCTATAAGAATCTTGAATTTGGAACAGCCGGTTTAAGAGGTGTAATAGGTAACGGAACTAACAGGATGAATATATATACTGTTAGAAGAGCATCACAGGGACTTGCCAATTTTATTATTAAGGAAAATGGACAGTCTAAGGGAGTAGCTATTGCTTATGACTCAAGACATATGTCACCGGAATTCTGTGACGAGGCTGCACTCTGTCTTAATGCCAATGGTATTAAAGCATATGTTTTTCCATCATTAAGACCAACACCGGAATTATCATTTGCCGTAAGACATCTGGGATGTATTGCAGGTATTGTTATTACAGCCAGCCATAATCCATCAGAATATAACGGATATAAAGTATATTGGGAAGACGGTGCACAGATTACGGCACCTAAAGATTCACTGATTATAAATGAAGTAAACAGCATAACGGATTTTGGAACACTTAAGACAATGGATAAGGACGAAGCAATTAAAGCAGGTCTTTACAATGTGGTTGCGGATGAAGTTGATGATGCATATATAGCAGAACTTAAGAAGCAGGTAATTAACCCTGATGTTGTTAAGGAGATGGGTGACAAGCTTGTTGCCGTATACACTCCTCTTCATGGTACCGGTAATATTCCTGCAAGAAGAGTTCTTAAAGAAATCGGACTTAATAAGGTATATGTTGTACCTGAACAGGAACTCCCTGACGGAGATTTTCCAACGGTCGGATATCCTAACCCTGAAGACCCTAAGGCATTTGAGCTTGCACTTAAGTTAGCAGATGAAGTTAATGCAGATGTTGTTCTTGCAACAGACCCTGATGCAGACAGACTCGGTGTATATGCCAAGGATTCAGCAACAGGCAAGTATATGTCATTTACAGGTAATATGTCAGGTATGCTTATTGCCGAATATATTCTTTCCGAAAAGAAAGCAAAAGGAATTCTTCCTAAGAACGGCGCTCTTATTAAGACAATCGTTACAACCAATCTTGCTGATGTTGTAGCTAAGGAATATAATGTTAAGCTTATTGAGGTGTTAACAGGATTTAAGTATATCGGCGAACAGATTAAGTTATTTGAACAGAATCATTCGTATGAATATGTATTTGGTTTTGAAGAGAGCTACGGCTGTCTTGTAGGTACACATGCAAGGGATAAGGATGCAATTGTTGCGGTTATGATGCTTTGCGAAGCTGCCGCATACTATAAGAAGCATGGACTTACACTCTGGGATCAGATGCTTAGAATATATGAGAAGTACGGCTACTTCAAAGAGACTCTTGTATCAATTACCAAGAAGGGTAAGGAAGGTCATGCTGAGATTCAGGGTATGCTTGATAAATTAAGAAGTAATCCACCTAAGGAAATCGGCGGATATAAAGTTCTTGAGACAAGGGATTACAACAACAATACAGTAACTAAGGCTGATGGAACCGTTACAGAAACAGGACTTCCTAAATCTAACGTATTGTATTTTGACCTTGAGGATAACGCATGGTGTTGTGCGAGACCTTCGGGAACAGAGCCTAAGATTAAATTTTACATGGGTGTTAAAGGCAACAGCTTTGATGATGCCGATGCTAAGTTAGAGAAGCTTAAGAATGATATGATGGCTATTGTGGAATAA
- a CDS encoding glycosyltransferase family 2 protein codes for MSKINKAVKYIKEYGFVKTAKAVKTKLCSGKAATAKKLKRIIKESYDHKEFEQLNTSLKISILMPVYNTDVDMLKCVMESVINGSYDNYELCIYDASDENGRDATKICEDYAGKFPKIKYLKGDNFGIAENTNRCFDISEGGYIALLDHDDVLHRDALCYVAMEACKGADFIYTDEVTFSGKITNVVSSDFKPDYSPYMLRCNNYICHFVCFSRELFVSCGKFNKKYDGSQDHELFLRLTDRAKKVCHIPKILYFWRVHKGSVSDSIEAKEYAITAGINGVRDFLASKNIDAEVESSEIYPTIYRIHYKITDEKVSVIILNHNHYEDLKRCLESIYRSTYKNYEIIILENNSNDQVLSDYYAELSKKENIKIITLNEPFNYSRFNNIAAGYAAGTQLLFLNNDIEAVSENWIQEMLMYSQRNDVGAVGAQLRYPDKTLQHCYLITGAGPHKVAIHAGLGLFEGDYGYLDRIGFVRDVSAVTGACLMVKKDIFDKIGGFDEKLSVAYNDVDICLKIRNEGYGIIYTPYARLIHYESGTRGRDSKDSNRRRLDAEAEYIKNKWKDKLIDRYYNANFSTDREGMLR; via the coding sequence ATGTCAAAGATTAACAAAGCAGTAAAGTATATAAAAGAATACGGTTTTGTCAAAACGGCTAAAGCAGTTAAGACAAAGCTGTGTTCAGGTAAGGCTGCAACAGCAAAAAAATTAAAACGTATCATAAAAGAAAGCTATGATCACAAAGAATTTGAACAACTTAATACAAGTCTTAAAATAAGCATATTGATGCCTGTATATAATACGGATGTTGATATGCTGAAATGCGTTATGGAATCTGTAATAAACGGAAGCTATGATAATTACGAACTTTGCATATATGACGCAAGTGACGAAAACGGCAGGGATGCTACTAAAATCTGTGAAGATTACGCAGGTAAATTTCCAAAGATTAAATATCTGAAAGGTGATAACTTTGGAATTGCAGAGAATACCAACAGATGTTTTGACATATCGGAGGGCGGATATATTGCCCTGCTTGACCATGATGATGTGCTTCACAGGGACGCACTTTGTTATGTTGCAATGGAAGCTTGTAAGGGTGCGGATTTCATATATACGGATGAAGTAACTTTTTCCGGAAAAATAACCAATGTCGTAAGTTCCGACTTTAAGCCGGATTATTCGCCTTATATGTTAAGGTGCAATAATTATATCTGCCATTTTGTATGTTTCAGCCGTGAGCTGTTTGTAAGCTGCGGTAAATTTAATAAAAAATATGACGGAAGCCAGGATCATGAACTTTTTTTAAGGCTTACGGATAGAGCGAAAAAAGTATGTCATATTCCTAAGATTTTATATTTCTGGAGAGTGCATAAAGGCTCTGTATCGGACAGCATTGAGGCAAAAGAATATGCAATAACCGCAGGAATTAATGGTGTCAGGGATTTCCTCGCTTCAAAAAATATTGATGCGGAAGTGGAATCTTCAGAGATATACCCTACAATATATAGAATCCATTATAAAATTACAGACGAAAAAGTGTCTGTGATAATATTAAATCATAATCACTATGAAGATTTAAAAAGATGTCTGGAATCAATTTATCGCAGTACCTATAAGAATTACGAGATTATAATTCTTGAAAATAACAGTAACGATCAGGTATTGTCAGACTACTATGCAGAGCTTTCAAAAAAAGAAAATATTAAAATTATAACCTTGAATGAGCCATTTAATTATTCAAGGTTTAACAATATTGCAGCAGGATATGCTGCCGGTACACAGCTTTTGTTTCTTAACAATGATATTGAAGCCGTATCGGAAAACTGGATTCAGGAAATGCTTATGTACAGCCAGAGAAATGATGTGGGGGCGGTGGGAGCACAGCTCAGATATCCGGATAAGACATTACAGCATTGCTATCTGATTACCGGAGCAGGACCTCATAAAGTAGCAATCCATGCAGGACTGGGACTCTTTGAGGGCGACTACGGATATCTTGACAGAATTGGTTTCGTAAGGGATGTAAGCGCCGTAACGGGGGCGTGCCTTATGGTTAAAAAGGATATTTTTGATAAAATCGGAGGTTTTGACGAAAAACTTTCTGTGGCATATAATGATGTGGATATATGTCTTAAGATAAGAAATGAAGGATATGGAATAATCTATACTCCGTATGCGAGGCTGATTCACTATGAATCAGGCACAAGAGGCAGGGATAGCAAAGACAGTAACCGCAGACGCCTTGATGCGGAGGCAGAATATATAAAGAACAAGTGGAAAGATAAACTTATTGACAGATATTATAATGCTAATTTTTCCACAGACAGGGAGGGCATGTTGAGATGA
- a CDS encoding glycosyltransferase family 2 protein, whose protein sequence is MKQQQELVYISDYRCRLDNKNRIIINIGSNERIMAGVKVTGTIDGKSLPVDVIYRNTIRSRFCYRNINNKFNREYQVCADVNNNFKTLQITLKFAGDNEGVVKTITIPGKRFRKNCDRIQGCVDVCKKTDEGCKIEGWAADAKEVKIKVLCDGKELTGDFRRVFRQDIADYYQDGETSVPLGYTFDIINNSKDIKKVRVIYYTDDREFNFKFNISKSGKKSIPLTDVVNKVVIYTRKYGFTGMLKKAYRKITHKPMIDYNEWYKAHKPSEEELKEQRKVKFDYMPKFSIIIPVYRPVPQYFTDMIKSIKHQTYSNWEICIADGGGEGHTVDKTLFGLVKGDKVRYVAISENLGISGNTNEAMKMATGDYFVLGDHDDVFEPDALFECARAINSKEKPDMIYSDEDKITEDGKKHCEPYFKPDFNIDLLRSNNYICHLFVFSRELSEKVGYFRKEFDGAQDYDMILRCSEKAKCIKHIPKVLYSWRIYSGSTSANPESKRYAFTAGKRAIDEHFKRMGIKAEAEMNETYLGIYRSRYEITGNPLISILIPNKDHTDDLDKCIKSILKQKYENYEIIVIENNSTEDATFEYYKKLEKDCNKVKVVYYKDKFNYSKINNFGRKEAKGGYLLLLNNDTEMINDDCLNELLSYTERDDVGITGARLLYEDNTVQHAGVVIGYNGLAGHTFVGNEPDDVGYHAYVIQARDYSAVTAACLMVKASLYDEVGGFEEELEVAFNDVDFCLKVREKGYLVVYNPYAVLYHYESKSRGYEDTPEKRNRFEKEAFFTYNKWEKILADGDPCYNPNLTLSNSDFSLRE, encoded by the coding sequence ATGAAACAACAGCAGGAACTTGTATATATTTCAGATTATAGATGCCGTCTTGATAATAAGAACAGAATTATAATCAACATAGGAAGTAATGAAAGAATAATGGCGGGGGTAAAGGTTACCGGGACAATCGACGGAAAATCTTTGCCTGTAGACGTAATATACAGAAATACAATACGTTCAAGATTCTGTTACAGAAATATCAATAACAAATTTAACAGGGAATATCAGGTTTGTGCCGATGTTAACAATAATTTTAAAACACTGCAGATTACACTTAAATTTGCAGGCGATAATGAGGGTGTTGTCAAGACAATTACAATACCGGGAAAACGTTTTCGCAAGAATTGTGACAGAATACAGGGCTGCGTGGATGTCTGCAAAAAGACAGATGAAGGCTGTAAGATTGAAGGCTGGGCCGCCGATGCCAAAGAAGTTAAAATCAAGGTTTTATGTGACGGCAAAGAGCTTACAGGTGATTTTAGACGTGTATTCAGACAGGATATAGCAGATTACTATCAGGATGGAGAGACTTCGGTTCCTCTGGGATATACCTTTGATATTATTAATAATAGTAAGGATATAAAAAAAGTCAGGGTTATATATTATACGGATGATCGCGAGTTCAACTTCAAATTTAACATTTCCAAATCAGGCAAAAAAAGTATACCGCTTACGGATGTTGTAAACAAAGTGGTCATATATACGCGCAAGTATGGTTTTACCGGTATGTTAAAAAAGGCTTACAGAAAGATAACACACAAGCCTATGATTGATTACAACGAATGGTATAAGGCTCACAAACCCTCAGAGGAGGAATTGAAAGAACAGCGTAAAGTTAAATTTGACTATATGCCAAAGTTTTCCATAATTATTCCCGTATACAGACCTGTTCCACAGTATTTTACTGATATGATAAAGTCGATAAAACATCAGACGTATTCTAACTGGGAAATCTGTATTGCAGACGGCGGCGGAGAGGGACATACCGTGGATAAGACTCTTTTTGGGCTTGTTAAGGGTGATAAGGTCAGGTATGTTGCAATTTCGGAGAACTTAGGAATTTCCGGAAATACCAATGAAGCCATGAAAATGGCAACAGGTGATTATTTTGTACTTGGCGACCATGACGATGTATTTGAGCCTGATGCACTTTTTGAATGTGCAAGAGCCATTAATTCAAAAGAAAAACCTGATATGATATATTCGGATGAGGACAAAATAACAGAAGACGGCAAAAAGCATTGCGAGCCTTATTTTAAACCGGATTTTAATATTGATTTATTAAGAAGCAATAACTATATATGCCATCTTTTCGTATTCTCCAGAGAACTGTCAGAAAAAGTTGGATATTTCAGAAAAGAGTTTGATGGAGCCCAGGATTACGATATGATTCTCAGATGTTCTGAGAAAGCAAAGTGCATAAAGCATATTCCTAAAGTGTTGTACAGCTGGAGAATATATTCCGGTTCAACATCTGCCAATCCTGAAAGCAAGAGATATGCTTTTACTGCGGGTAAGAGAGCCATTGACGAACATTTTAAGCGTATGGGAATAAAGGCTGAGGCAGAGATGAATGAAACGTATCTCGGAATTTACAGATCCAGATATGAGATAACCGGCAATCCTCTTATATCAATACTTATACCTAATAAAGACCATACGGATGACCTTGATAAGTGTATTAAGTCCATCCTTAAACAGAAGTATGAGAATTATGAAATAATAGTAATTGAGAATAACAGCACAGAGGATGCCACTTTTGAATACTACAAGAAGCTTGAAAAAGATTGTAACAAAGTTAAAGTAGTATATTATAAGGATAAGTTTAACTATTCAAAGATTAATAATTTCGGAAGAAAAGAAGCTAAAGGCGGGTATCTTTTATTATTAAATAACGATACGGAAATGATTAACGATGATTGCCTTAATGAGCTTCTTTCATATACAGAGAGAGACGATGTGGGCATTACAGGTGCAAGACTTTTGTATGAAGACAATACAGTACAACATGCAGGTGTTGTAATTGGATACAATGGACTGGCAGGCCATACATTTGTCGGCAACGAACCTGATGATGTAGGATACCACGCTTATGTAATCCAGGCAAGGGATTACAGTGCGGTTACCGCAGCCTGTCTTATGGTAAAGGCATCTTTATATGACGAAGTCGGCGGATTTGAGGAAGAACTTGAGGTTGCATTTAATGATGTGGACTTCTGCCTCAAAGTAAGGGAAAAAGGATATCTTGTCGTATACAATCCTTATGCAGTGCTTTACCACTATGAGTCAAAAAGCCGTGGATATGAGGATACGCCTGAAAAAAGGAACAGATTTGAAAAGGAAGCATTCTTTACTTACAATAAGTGGGAAAAGATACTTGCAGACGGCGACCCATGCTATAATCCCAATCTTACACTTTCAAATTCAGATTTCTCACTAAGGGAGTAA